The following nucleotide sequence is from Methanobacterium sp..
TATCCCGTGATAATGCCACTAATTTTTACAATTTAAAAAAGAAATGATGATTTTAACCCATTAATGCTGATTAAAATCCTTATAAATTGTAAAAACACTCTTTGTACTAATTCGAGTCAATGTAGAAAATTAAACCACTCTTGGTGCTGATTAAAATAATTGTAATTCATTAAATTCCATACCAAAATCATGTTCAAGATTTAGTTTTACAGGAGGATTAGAAAGTTATTTTCCCAGTTACTGATCCTCCCATTTTCTGCACACAAAGGGAAGCAATTTTGTTGGCATTTTCCAGACAATCTTTATGTTTTTCACCTTCAATATAGGATTTAATAAAACCAGCAGCAAAGTTGTCCCCAGCACCAGTGGTATCAATAACATTCACCTTTTTTGCAGAGGAATAGGTCACTCCTTCACCGGTGAATAGTGTTGCACCTTCAGCACCGTTGGTCACCACAACCATTGGAATACCCAAATCCAAAAGCATTAAACTCCCCTCTTCCCATTCTCTACCAGTTAAAAGGTAAACCTCTTTCTGATTTAAAAATAATATTTCAGTCCTTTTTAGAATGTTTCTAAGTTTTTCAATTCCAAATGAAGACATTACAAGACCTGGATTGAAAGATAATTTTTTTGCGTGTTTTGATGCTTTTTCAGCAACTTCCCAATACATTCCAGTAAGATGTAAGATTTTTGAGTTCTTAATAAACTCTATGTCACTTTTTTCTAATTCGAAACACGCATTAGCGCCAGAATAACTATATATGGACTTTTCAGCACCCTTAGTAATGGTAATAAAAGCCATTCCAGTATTACCCTCAATGGCCATGATTCTGCTGCAATCAATGTTCAGTGCTTTGAGTTGGTTTAAAAATAGTTCACCAAAAAAATCTTTCCCCACCCTAGCTAACATGCTTGTTTTAATGCTTAGTGAAGAAATTCTCGAGGCGAAATTAAATGCCGAACCACCTAAACTAATATGTAATTTTTCTACATTAACTTCTTGCTCAGAATATGCAAATTGAGGTACTTGGCTGATAAAATCAATATTACATGTTCCAAGGCAGGTTAGATCGGTTGGGGTGTGATTCATTTTGTTTTTATATAAAAAAAATGTTTCTTGATAAAAAAAAATAATTATTTTATTTAAAAACGATTTGGTGCGCTTAAATTTCAGTTTATGATATATATTTATCCCATAAAATATTTAATCACTTATTCTCAGGTAATATGCCAACAAACTTCTTAATACGCTCAATAACTCCTTCTTTATCAGGTTGGACTGGTTTGTAAGTTTTTCCAACTAGGTCTGCTGCCAGTTGCATGATTTCGTTGCTGATTGGAGAAGAAGGGTTTAGTTCCATCACTGAACTACCTAATGCTATGGAACGCTCCATTTCCCGGTCATAGGAAATAACAGAAATCATAGGCACTTCTAGTATGGATTCTATTTC
It contains:
- a CDS encoding carbohydrate kinase family protein, producing MNHTPTDLTCLGTCNIDFISQVPQFAYSEQEVNVEKLHISLGGSAFNFASRISSLSIKTSMLARVGKDFFGELFLNQLKALNIDCSRIMAIEGNTGMAFITITKGAEKSIYSYSGANACFELEKSDIEFIKNSKILHLTGMYWEVAEKASKHAKKLSFNPGLVMSSFGIEKLRNILKRTEILFLNQKEVYLLTGREWEEGSLMLLDLGIPMVVVTNGAEGATLFTGEGVTYSSAKKVNVIDTTGAGDNFAAGFIKSYIEGEKHKDCLENANKIASLCVQKMGGSVTGKITF